The Chryseobacterium indologenes genomic sequence AAGGAAAGCGCCTGATCATCAGTCCTCAACTTATCAGGATTAAGAACACCCCCGGGAAGCACCAACGCGTCATAATCTGAAGCCTTAACGTCACTCAATGTTCTGTCAACATTATATTCTTTTCCCCAGTCTTTTTCAGCCCAGGCTTTAATAGTACCGGATTCCGGGCTTACAATGTCTGCCGTCCATCCCTGTTGCTCCAGATATTCTTTTGGAGATTGAAGCTCACTTTCCTCGAAACCGTTTGTCGCAAGAATTGCAATTTTTTTTGACATAATATTATCTTTTGGTGTTATAGGGTTAAAAGAGAAAATATGATGCCGTGCTGTACAATAAAATGCTAAAAAAAGTTAAATAAATACCACAAAAAAAGCCGCCTTTCTCAAGGCAGCTTTATGAGTATTGAAAGTAATCTTCAATTATTTTTTTGCTTTCACATCGATAGCAATTTCGATATCTTTACTGATCATCCATTCTGCAGGATCAGCTTCAGATGTACCGAATTT encodes the following:
- a CDS encoding type 1 glutamine amidotransferase, with the protein product MSKKIAILATNGFEESELQSPKEYLEQQGWTADIVSPESGTIKAWAEKDWGKEYNVDRTLSDVKASDYDALVLPGGVLNPDKLRTDDQALSFVKDFFVQNKPVAAICHGPQILINAEVVNGRNMTSVHSISKDLMNAGAHWEDKEVVVDNGLVTSRTPKDLPAFNAKMVEEFKEGKHVEQGI